One window of Helicobacter winghamensis ATCC BAA-430 genomic DNA carries:
- a CDS encoding glycosyltransferase family 2 protein, with translation MRLPKISVCMIVKNAESTLEECLESLRCFDEIILLDNKSTDNTLQIAQEFNKTYGNLKVFESEFIGFGALKNLALNKASNAWVFSIDADEVLDRAVLKELGGLQWSENLILAMPRKNLYRGEWIKACGWYPDFVNRIFNKTHTQFNTNLVHESLEIKKDTQITRLKNGLLHYAYYDMETLLTKMQHYSMLWAKQNLHKKSSMFKAILHGGFKFMRDYFFKKGFLYGYKGFIISVCNGLGAFFKYAKLYELQNGIPKSVSLIITTYNQKERLGLVLDSIKELEILPNEVLVADDGSKEDTKELIESYRVDFPCILKHIWQEDKGFRLSAIRNKAILAASGEYIIIVDGDMVLESHFIKDHLRFAKPKRFLQGSRVILDSLQTKDILEQGGGIYKVYGHKSFKSRRCWLLSYLVYANSAISKDFFKTRDFIKGIRGCNMSFYRQDCLDIGGFNERFIGWGREDSEFVARFLFNGGELRRLKFAGIAYHLYHLENNRAMLESNHKIYIQTIKEQKTQWE, from the coding sequence GTGCGACTCCCTAAAATTAGTGTTTGTATGATTGTCAAAAATGCGGAATCCACTTTAGAGGAATGTTTGGAATCCTTAAGGTGTTTTGATGAGATTATCCTACTGGATAATAAAAGCACAGATAACACACTGCAAATCGCACAAGAATTTAATAAAACTTATGGAAATCTTAAAGTCTTTGAGAGTGAGTTTATTGGGTTTGGAGCGTTAAAAAATCTAGCATTAAACAAGGCTAGCAATGCTTGGGTGTTTAGTATTGATGCTGATGAGGTGCTTGATAGGGCAGTATTAAAAGAGCTTGGGGGCTTGCAATGGAGCGAAAATTTAATCCTAGCAATGCCTAGAAAAAATCTGTATCGTGGAGAGTGGATTAAGGCTTGTGGTTGGTATCCGGATTTTGTTAATAGGATTTTTAATAAAACACACACACAATTTAACACAAATTTGGTGCATGAAAGTTTAGAGATTAAAAAAGACACGCAAATTACGCGTTTAAAAAATGGTCTTTTGCATTATGCTTATTATGATATGGAAACTTTGCTTACAAAAATGCAACACTACTCTATGTTGTGGGCAAAGCAAAATCTCCATAAAAAAAGTTCAATGTTTAAGGCGATTTTGCACGGGGGCTTTAAGTTTATGCGGGATTATTTTTTTAAAAAAGGATTCCTATATGGTTATAAAGGCTTTATAATTAGTGTTTGTAATGGGCTTGGAGCGTTTTTTAAATACGCAAAACTTTATGAATTGCAAAATGGAATCCCAAAAAGTGTTAGTTTAATTATCACAACTTACAACCAAAAAGAGCGTTTGGGGTTAGTTTTGGATTCCATTAAAGAGCTTGAAATATTGCCTAATGAAGTGCTTGTGGCAGATGATGGTAGCAAGGAGGACACAAAAGAGTTGATAGAATCTTATAGGGTGGATTTTCCTTGTATATTAAAGCATATTTGGCAAGAAGACAAGGGGTTTAGGCTAAGTGCTATAAGAAACAAAGCGATTTTAGCAGCAAGTGGAGAGTATATTATTATCGTTGATGGCGATATGGTGCTAGAATCGCATTTTATTAAAGATCATTTGCGTTTTGCCAAACCTAAGAGATTTTTACAAGGTTCAAGGGTGATTTTGGATTCTTTGCAGACAAAAGATATATTAGAGCAGGGGGGGGGGATTTATAAGGTTTATGGGCATAAAAGTTTCAAATCTAGGCGTTGTTGGTTGCTTTCTTATTTGGTGTATGCAAATTCGGCAATCTCAAAGGATTTTTTTAAAACGCGTGATTTTATTAAAGGAATTAGGGGCTGTAATATGAGTTTTTATAGGCAGGATTGCTTGGATATTGGCGGATTTAATGAGAGATTTATTGGCTGGGGGAGAGAGGATTCGGAGTTTGTCGCAAGGTTTTTGTTTAATGGGGGGGAGCTTAGGCGATTGAAGTTTGCAGGAATTGCTTATCATTTATATCATTTAGAGAATAATCGTGCAATGTTGGAATCTAATCACAAAATTTATATTCAAACTATCAAGGAGCAAAAAACGCAATGGGAGTAA
- a CDS encoding glycosyltransferase family 4 protein encodes MGVIKKILLTIGDITIKGGAERVVVNLANAFVEYGYDVEILSFYKGGSKESYALDSKVRLRYLNTTSMDNKRKSLVYRLFYKIYESYWLNKNYRDKDFILFNNSPHFPLFKRKNTHYVKIIHTISKGRYLRRYNFFDTLVLVSSRELEFWQGKHKNVLTIPNFLPNIPRENTDYAQKVVLSVGRMTDNDEKGFKRLVEIWNLIAQKDWKLCIVGQGESRDEIVEKIREFDLWDSVILEDFTDKISEKYLSSSVYAMTSYVEGLPMVLLEASSYGLPCVAFDISSGPSDIIENQKSGFLIADGDLQEYARQLAQLMESESLRGKMGESAKQRVQKKFSKEVVIQEWEKFLGFLKI; translated from the coding sequence ATGGGAGTAATTAAAAAGATTCTCTTAACCATTGGCGATATTACCATAAAAGGTGGGGCGGAACGGGTTGTTGTAAATCTTGCCAATGCCTTTGTGGAGTATGGATATGATGTTGAGATTTTAAGTTTTTATAAAGGTGGTAGCAAGGAATCTTACGCGCTAGATTCCAAAGTAAGGCTTAGATATTTAAACACAACTTCAATGGATAACAAGCGCAAAAGCCTTGTGTATAGGCTGTTTTACAAGATTTATGAGAGCTATTGGTTAAATAAGAATTATAGGGATAAGGATTTTATTCTTTTTAATAACTCTCCACATTTTCCCCTGTTTAAGCGCAAAAATACGCATTATGTAAAGATTATACATACTATTTCTAAAGGGAGATATTTAAGGCGATATAATTTTTTTGACACACTTGTGCTTGTATCTTCTAGAGAGCTTGAGTTTTGGCAGGGGAAGCATAAAAATGTGCTAACGATTCCAAATTTTTTGCCAAATATTCCAAGGGAAAACACAGATTATGCGCAAAAAGTTGTGCTTAGTGTGGGGAGAATGACGGACAATGATGAAAAAGGCTTTAAACGCCTTGTAGAAATATGGAATCTTATTGCACAAAAAGATTGGAAGTTGTGTATCGTGGGGCAGGGGGAGAGTAGAGATGAGATTGTAGAAAAGATTAGGGAATTTGATCTTTGGGATTCTGTGATTTTAGAGGATTTTACAGATAAAATTAGTGAGAAATATCTAAGCTCTAGCGTATATGCGATGACAAGTTATGTAGAGGGGCTTCCTATGGTGTTACTAGAAGCAAGCTCTTATGGATTGCCTTGTGTGGCGTTTGATATTAGCAGCGGACCTAGCGATATTATAGAGAATCAAAAAAGCGGATTTTTAATTGCTGATGGGGATTTGCAAGAATACGCAAGGCAATTGGCGCAATTAATGGAGAGTGAGAGTTTAAGGGGGAAAATGGGAGAGAGTGCAAAGCAAAGGGTGCAAAAGAAGTTTTCTAAAGAAGTGGTAATACAAGAGTGGGAGAAGTTTTTGGGTTTTTTAAAGATTTAA